AtattcagaataaaataatagcattattatagtataattatattgtgtatatatatcagttatagcaacaataataattattacgaTTTAGTATccatattaattaatacattaatattattaataagtaAAATGAATTATCCATAATAAGAAGAAAGATAAGAAGAGCTTAATCACATGTAAATGGAGACAGACTTATTATTTATTCTCATTTGTTTTGAGTCTTGAGTCACTCATTTAAGTAAAAaagtcatattaaatataaaatgtttgtgattttttttttttttttttttttgagaaaaaaaatagtaatgcttTTTAGTTAATAAGGTTAAATGATGGTTAACACTGATGTTGTGAAGCAGTGATTGATaatgtgttttgttattgtgCAGGCATCTGCCAATCAGAGAGCAGGTCGTGCAGGAAGAGTGGCTGCTGGGAAATGTTTTAGGCTGTACACCGCCTGGGCATTTAAACATGAGATGGAAGAGACCTCCATCCCTGAGATCCAGAGAACAAACTTGGGCAATGTGGTTCTGCTGCTCAAAAGTCTCGGTAAGAATGAATGAAATGACTTTTTCTTCCTGACTTCACCATGACAAATCCACATGGCCAGTTTGATGGATATGAAATTCTCAGAAAGATATTCATACAATGCCAAATATGGCTTAAGTGTCCAAATTCTTTTTAGGCCATTCCACTAAGGTTCTAGTGTTGAGTGTCTTTGTAACTCAGGCAATTTTGTGGTGTGGTTTTTTTTAATTGGAActttaatgcataaataaatagacCTGACACTTATTCACTCCCTATAATCAAACACAATGTGTATTTTAATATGTGCTTAAAATCGAACGTGTTTCTCCTGATCTGTGTGCCAGGCATAAATGACCTGATTCATTTCGACTTCATGGATCCTCCTCCTCATGAAACACTGGTGTTGGCGCTGGAGCAGCTTTATGCCTTGGGCGCCCTTAACCACCTCGGTGAACTCActaaggtgtgtaaaaaaaactttacaatccTATAATTATGCTTTAATAGAATACAAACTTTGGTAAATTCAATTGTGTTCACAACACATTTACAAAGAGGTTTACAACAAAAGGCTGGGAGTCAATAAGGGTTCTGGACCCATCAATGAACTAGAAATAAATGACTGCAGCTTTCCATTCATGAATATCCCCTCTGGAAATATGCCAATATTTAGCTCTTTCATCCAGGGTTTTGACTTTATTTGTTTCCTCTTGCACTGTAGCTCGGCCGAAGGATGGCTGAACTTCCTGTGGACCCCATGCTGAGTAAAATGGTCCTGGCTTCTGAACAGTGAGTCAAAATTGCAAATTTTGTTATGTACTCATCATTGCCTTTTACCTGGAGTTGTTATCGTGATGTTTTAAACATTGCTCATCATTCTGTCCTTCAGTTATAAGTGCTCTGAGGAGATTCTAACCATAGCGGCCATGCTGTCGGTGAACAACTCCATCTTCTACCGCCCCAAGGACAAGGTGGTTCATGCCGACAACGCTCGAATGAATTTCGTTGTACCAGGAGGAGATCACATGGTGTTGCTCAATGTATATACACAGGTGTGTTTATGTATGCACTTGGAAATAGCGCTCAGATCAGCAATCAGTCTAAAGCTTCATACACGTTTACAGCCCAGATTCAAGATTTTCATGTCACATACATGGTTATATGGAGAACATATGACCAGCAGTTGAATGCATGTGCTAACAGAAATGATTTGTTATTGTCAGAATACTCCTCACCTCTAGCGTGACTTTGCAGCAGATGCATTGCTGAACAGGTTATGCAGGCCTCTGCGggcgtgtgtgtttatgtgtagaTGCTGAAGAAGGAAGTTCTTGTCTTGTACAATTATAACTTTGGAATGAACAGTGTTTTGTAAGAATGACTGTTCAAACAGCAGAAACACTgtattaaaaaaagcattttggcAGCATTTGGCATCTAAAATAAAGCGTTTAGAAGTTTTTTTGGTTGCTAGATTACAGAAGTGCTCAATAATTTAAGTTCTGAAGCAGGCTGTATTTAGTAAGCATTAATTACAGTAATGTTTTCACTTTACTGATCCTGATTGCATTGGTGCCATACAATATCTTAATTTCTTCTGAATATTTATGCCTTTTTGGGACCAAAAGTAAAAATGTCTTATATTCCAAAACAAGGTTTTTCATCCAATCAATTcaacctttcaactggaccctctatgcatattttttttttgtgtgtgtaaaatattcatattttttcaaccatactttttgatttgttttaacaaaacaatttcaatatGTATCTCTAATTGCACATTATCACATGAACTACCATTCATAGAATGGTCTGATAACCTAAAGTATAAATCACAGTAATGTTCATAAGAGTCAATTGTGAGTCCGACTTCTCTGCTTGTGGTGTGTTTGTTGTTGCATGCACAGCAGACACAATTGTTGTATTCATTAGTATTCagttgagcttttttttttttttttaaatttggtgGGTAAAGTAGTTCCCTTTTTACTTTTAATCGAACATACCAAAGTGATGATTCTCAAATCAGAGATGGAGTCTGTTGTAAACTCAGTAAATTCTCTGAACGATTCACTGCCTGAgtttttctccttctctcttaTGGAGTTGCTCCATGTTCAGTTCAAGTCagacttaacaaaaaaaattatttgcaaatcATTGAGGGAATTGATTCGAAACGGTCTGATTCCAAAACACTTACTCAAAAATGAGTATTTATCAGTTTGTGGCTGAATCAGTAAAAAGGATGAATCATGAGTTCGTGAATTAGACTTCACTGCTTGCGCTGTTTATTGTTGCGTGCAGTTTTTGTTTGCCAGAAAGGAAAATGCATTCAatagttttctctttctctgtcagtGGGTAGAGAGCGGTTACTCCACTCAGTGGTGCTTCGAGAACTTCATCCAGTTTCGCTCCATGAAGAGAGCTCGAGATGTCCGTGATCAGCTGGAGGGGTTGATGGACAGGATCGAAGTGGAACTGTCCAGCTGCAGCGGTGACAGTGTGCCCATTCGCAAGGTGATTTCCTTATTCCCCCTCACTTTCTTCCTCCAGTGATATTGTGTTTGAGCAGAATCTTGCTGCTTTGCATGTGATTGCTATCTTGAATTTATGAACCTTAGTTAACCTTGATAGGCTGTATTTACTTTAAAGTTTTAAGACGCTCTTATTTGTGGCCCTTACCAGCTTAAATCACTGAAGTAGAATTTGTGGCACAATTAGCATTTTTACTATGAAGGTAAGTGCTTGCTTGTCTTATTAGGGCTTTTCACATTGCGCTTAACCCAAggttaacatgtttttttaatccaggttaaaaaaaatttgtgaagGAAAAATATTAAACGGGGAACATTCAAACAAACTTAATGAAATCAGCTTTCAAGAGTAAATATGTGTCTCTTTTTTTTGTACTTCCTGCTTTGTGAAAGACTATAGTGTCACCATGATTCATCAGTATTTAAAAGAcaatgttattttttacattagagTATTTCATAATTCAGACTAACACAATAGCTGGATACTTACATATTTGCTGACTGTGTTGCTACATCTTACCAGATACTTTTGGTTATTAAAAGGTGTTTGGCATTGATGAAATCCAGGTTAGGTGACTAAGAATCATTTGTGGTATGAATAAGtgcacaaatactttttttttgtctgatttctGTAGCAATTGAATATTGCAAAATTATTCAGTTATGTAGTTTAGTGATCTACTACTGTTTAATTGAAACCAAGTATTTCTAGAGatgtgtacaaaataaatatcaatacatTATAGTACAACTTCACCAGATTATGATCTAAATGTGATTTTCTTCAATTTTCTTCCAGGCGGTGACTGCGGGATATTTCTACCACACGGCACGCTTGAGTAAAGGGGGATATAAAACAGTCAAACACCAGCAGACTGTTTTCGTCCATCCCAACAGCTCACTCTTCGAGGAACAGCCACGTTGGATGATCTACCACGAGCTGGTCTTCACCACCAAAGAGTTCATGAGACAGGTATGGAGTCGCCCTTCACTGTATTTTTAGTCTGATATCACTAATGTTATCGCATCCAAGCATCATAGTAACACACTAAAATCCACTCCTAGCACTTTAGAATCATTAGATTTAGAAATCATTAGATTTGGCAACCACCAAGACTACCCTACATTCCTGTCAGCAAGTTTTGCATGAAAAAGCACTTAatatttcttcagaaaatgtaaaaatatgcttTATTCGAAACGTTCTATCTGTTTTGCAGGTGATCGAGATTGAAAGTGGCTGGCTGTTGGAAGTGGCTCCTCATTATTATAAGAACAAAGAACTGGAGGACAGCAGCAGTAAGAAGATGCCCCGCAAACAAGGCAAAGCCCGTGAAGAGCTGGGCTGATCCTGAGATGTTTGGAGATCAGTGGTGTGAGACACAGCAGTGTTCAATGGGAGACCTTATCAGACCTTTCGTTTGGTAATTTGCTGATCTGTGGAAAGTATTTAGGAGATTTTGGAGACCCCTAATTTTTATGTTTCGGCTGAAGTTGTTTTTCACGTGTTTGAATgaggaaatatatttttgattacaAGTATACAcgtggtgtttttttattatttatatactaaccTCTGACACTATTTAAAGATGAATGTGATCAAAGGTCATGCTGTTGTAGGTAATTAAGACAAGTGATTTCATAAATACACAGAGATGTTTTCTGTGATATGTCGTGCTAAACCTCCTGCTAATTGTCTAAAGTACATGATGTTTAGGGAAGAGAACCAGGAGGAAATGCTCATACTTCAAAACAAGGATAGTCATATGGATACATTTCAAAGACAAAGGTGAAAATAGGGTTTACCGTTGATACATCAATATAAAAGGGCAGTATTTATCAATGCAGAAAGGTTAATGTGTTACAACAGGCACACCCTGCAGTTTGTTAGAATATTCAAGTGTGGATATATCATCTCAATCCAAGAGctgctttttatattttactaagAAAAGTTCTGATAGTTTAATATATAGCCAGCAGTCAATGATTGGTAGTTTCCAGTAGTTTTTGTAGTTTCCAACTAAAGCTCCCAGTTGTACGGAAAGACAGCTGAAATTAGTCTTTGGTCAATGAGTAGCcaacagaaagtttttttttttttttgaatgattggCACAATATTATATGGTCTTGTTTGTTAGTATTATTGCGTTTATGACTATGCGATCCAAAATAACACCAGATTTTAATCGTTTTTGGACGTAAACTAGGCCATGACTTAAGGGTGATTCATAGAAAATGCATTTTGCAATCAAATgagctggattaaaaaaaaaaagttgtatttttttaaaagtttaacttaaaacttaaaaaagaaacaaacacgtCCATGTAGTGCATAcagaaaaacaactgaaaaacgTGTTTTACATtcttttcaaaaagttttttttttcttcagattctGCATTCCATTCTGTGTTCTTTTTGAAGGGTTTTTCAAATTACATGTtcagttttgttttccttttgaaaGGTTATTCAGATTCCATGTCTTTTTTCATGTATGTGAACTGAATATCTTAAGAAAATGTGGAGGTTTTTTAAATTCATATGAATTGATATGATATGTTTTATACAAAGAAGAATGTATGCACAaggtccacccctaaacctaaccttcagAGGGTCATAATTAGATCATATGAAAATTGTGAAAGATGTTGTACAAATTCTTATTAATTAGCCATGAATTCACCAAAACATAAGGTTACAAATTTCAGGGAGAGTGTTTGGTGTAAAAGGTCACTTATGAAAGTTCCTCCGCTTTTCAAGTATTTGAAACCAAATCATCAAACATCAAAAGACCAGACAGGATGGGTTTTGACTCATTTACAAACTGGCAACTTATCTGATGCTCTTTGAATTTTACATTCTCACAGTTCTGTTTTTCTGACCCTGCcacggaataaaaaaaaagttcagactTTTCTTGGAGTTGCAACTCACGAGtttgtctcacaattctgtttagcaattgtaacacttttttttttttttccacagttgCAAGAAAAAATTGTGTGATTAAAAAGTTgcagttatctttttattttttattccgtgAGAGAAACAGGCTTTCCTACCTTGCTTTGTTCAAACAATGAAACTACAGTTAATCACAACACCATATGttcctgctaaaaaaaaaaagtctggaaaTCTGATGCAGCCGTGTCTATTTTGCATACAGTTTATCTTATCATCTAAAGTTGCTCTCGTGTCTCATTTCTCTTTCTCACGAATCAGTAATGGCATCAGTGTGTTGACAACAGCACTTAATACAAGATAAAGGTACAGGTATGACGGGTATAAAGTAATTTACAACAACAAAAGGTATGAGCCTTTATCATCAATACATGCATAAAATGTTCACATGCTGGAATGGGAGAGTGCTTCCTCCTCACTTATCAGGCattgtgtatgtgagagagaaagagaaagtgactTTCTGAGATCTCCATAAACTTCCCTATTGTTCCCATCTAAATGGTAAATATTTCCAGTTATATGTAGAGGAGTAGGAAAAATGTGGACTTATCATTTGTAACAAACAACCTAGCAACATCCATGAAGCCCTTGCATCATGTATGTGATTTTTGCATGGACAAACATGACTCGCATAGATATTTAGAGCATTGCTATCCACACTTGTTTGATTCAGTTGCATTCAAGGTCAGCAGagatgttgaaaaaaataaaacaccggTCAGTGGATTCCTCACATTCAAACTCGAGGCGTTCCAAATAGCACCTGAGCGAGTTCAACAGGTATGACGGTCAAAGGAAAGAGGGAGGATTGTGCAAAGAGGTGGAGACCAATTGCTTATGTTAACTAACAGATTAGTCTCAGAAAGGATTGAGGTAGACAGAAAGGACTGGATTGCACTCCTCTAATGCTGCTTTACTGAATGCACACCTAGTCTGGAATATGTGCTTCTGGAGCCAGGCGAACATCTGGGTTCAACTGCTCTTCAGCTCATAGGTATTGCAtgtttttagaaacattttttttttttttcactttaaaagaaTCACTTTTCATTTTGAAGGATGTGATCTGAAATTATTAGTCTGTATATGCAAATATAGAGTAATAATTAGTAAGTTTAAAAATGCAGGTAAAATAAAAAGGGCTTGATGTCACATATGGCTGTATTTAAACAAAGTTTGAGTCAACTTTGAGTCCTGTTACACAAATATGCCCTCTGGTAGTTGTTTTGTAAGTTTTAGTTTGAATCATTCTTGAGAATTCTCTcctacaaattaaaattcccAAATCATATTTGTTTGCATATATTGTCACGTTTttcattatgttattttttttttttatcctgtttaAAAAGCTTTTAATAGGCTgctttattctattatttaaatgAGAAAACTTGGCCTTTCGGTGTGTTCAATTaattatatctttaaaaaattaaaatcattaaaagttGTGTTCTTAAAAGTaattgactttcaaaaacaaaaccttcagtgtgacaactagccccggtgtcGCCTGTAAATGTAGGGTGTGTTACTGTCCAAATAGTGACAGGTCTCAACTGACTTTATCTGGTTTGTGCTAAATATGTGGGTGTGTGCCTTCAATTTAGGAAGTCATTTAGTccaaaatatatgaattatacCAATGCTCTGAAAAAGAACATGTACTGTACGTGGCTCAATTAGTTGATGCACCTGAAAACATGTTTTGATAAAGGcagatatttatttaacattttggacTATTTGATTCCAGAATAACTAAATTGAACTTAGATTTGACATATATTACAAGTcatataaaataatcattcatactTGTTTACTAGACATTCCTATTTCGTGACTTTTGTGACCTGACTCAGCGTTAAAGCTTAACCATAAGCATACAGAATGAAACTGGGATCTGTACCCTGTTGGAAACCTTGATATTCAGGTTTACATTCCTGTACAGCGAGACTTCAGAGTTTAGGTCAAACCCTCTTTTGGGATTTTGAAACTAAGTCTGGGTTAATCTGTCCATTTGAAAGGCAGTAAGCACTGAAACTATACAGTGCTAGCAACAGGTGATTAGAAACTACCTCATAATATTCATGCACTTTGCACAGTAACATGTTTTCACACAAAGCAAGTAGTTTCAGCATAAGAGGAAGTTAAAAATGTCACgagtattatttttgttaagtACAAATTGACCAGGCAAAACCCCCCACAGATGGATAAACAGGTTGTGCACTCAGTTCATGTTCATTCAGTGTTATCAAcctcataaacatgcaaataagaaCAGGAGCCTGAGGTTTACAAATCTACAGTGTGTTAATTCCTAACCCAAGATTACTTATGAACAGTGTAAAACATGGAACAAGATAACTCAAAATTGTCAACCCTGCGTATGAAATAATAGTCCGACAAATCTGTTTCTTTGAAGAGCTTGTTAAaactttatacaaaataaaaaaataaatatttgcatgtgtgtttttgttgagtatcatatttgatagaacattgttaaaaatagaaacaaaacaggtttttcagcaaagttttgatcataCTGATAATTCAGAGTTTAAGAATTCCCCTGGGTTAAAGATTTCAAATATAAAAGATGACCGTTGAGGCAAACTTAAAGCCATGCAAGGCCTATAatggaataaaaagaaaaacaagcaatAACCAGTGTATTTACTGACTAAACTGCTGTTCTCGTCACACTTGACTGCTAATGGTACAATTTAGTTTAGAGTCTCCACCCTGGAGTTACATAGCTGTATGCTTTACTGACCTGAATTTGTTCTGTCCAACTTTACATACACAAGCTCTTAAAGGTCATGTCACACTCATAAGTTCCAGAGCAGTAATGAAATCTGTTTTGAATACCGTTGATTGTACTAGGTTATTTATCGAGATTATTCTATGAAgagcctttaacatccatggaaacgttccattgcacaaaaggtacTTCATTGTGTAAAAGGGTCCTTTAAActagttcttttaagaactgttcaataaagtttctttattggcatcaatggttccatGAAAATCATTTAACATCCATGAAAACTTTCCATTGCACTAAAGGTTCTTCGGATTAttcaatggttcttttaagaactgaaaGGTTTTttgggaacccaaaatggttgtTCTAAAGTATGGAGTGTATTTGTGACCTAGACTGATTTCTCCATCTTCCCCCACAGGCTTCTCTGTTCAACACTTCTCTTATTTCTTAATCTGTTCCTCTGGATCTAAGGATCTACATGATGAGTGATGGCAAAGAGAAACCCCATGGCAGCAAAAAAGGGCCCAACGTCAAGCCGAAGCTTGACAGCAAGGGCAGCTTCAACCTGGGAGCTTCAGCGCAAAGACAGAGACAGAAGTCTCTTAGGAGAAGTCGCAGCAATGAAGCAGAAAACCGGCGTCGAGAAAGTAGCCGAGGTAGAGAACAGGGCAAGAAAGAGGGAGGAAAGCATCAACGGGGTCGCAGCGAGGAGGGAAGGAGGCAAGACCGCGACCCTGAGTCTGGACACCACAAGACCGAGCAACCCAGAGATGACCTGCAGGACACAGAGTGCATTGTGTGCTTCTGCAGCTTCGACAACGTCTTCAAAGCTCCAAAGTTACTTTCCTGCGGACACACGTTCTGCTTGGAATGCCTGGCGCGCATCAACGTGAATTCTGAAGAGATCAAGACGTTGTCTTGTCCGATCTGTCGGGAGCTGACGGAAATCCGACACGGCCGAGATCTACCACAGTTGGGAAATAACGAAGACATCTTCCGCAAACTTCCGGCTGAGATGCAGCGGGCGCTTTCGGTGCGATTTAAACGCAGCAAGGGCAAACTCATTCTCAAGAATCCTCCACCAAACAGCTCTGTTAGGACCTCCTTAAATTTGCCGGTGTTGAAGAAGAAAGAGGAGCAGGCCGGCGGTAACCCGCTTGGAGTCATGGAGGAAGGTCTCGGCCAGGCAACTATGATCGATGTGGGAAGGCCGCCAAGCAGGATGAGGGGTCGCATGAGAAGGATAATGTATTCCAATCAGTGCTATTATGCCGTTGTTGCAGCCATCATCACAATCACTGTGGCGTTAATGCTGGTGGGAATCTTCACCTTTGTGGTGATGCCCTTTATGAATAGCAGACCAATTAGACCATTACAGAACCAAACTTCTCCAGATACTACGCCTTGAGAGATGAGGAGACTGACAGCGCTAAGGAAGGATGATTGGTAAAGCAAAACAAGCAATTCTTGGTGGAGCCTGTTACATTGaacacaacagcatttattttgcttttgtgcAAGACGCTTCAGACAGGCTCGATAGGAATGAACTGGAAAAACTTGAACATATGATGCACTGAAGTCTATTGAGCACAGACATATTTTACACAAACTGAGACATTGTTTTGTAAAGGTCTTTAAGAACAAGAGGCAACAATGACGTCTGTTCTGACCAGTGATCCAGTGATGAACTGTATTTTCCAAAGTATaaattaatggaaataaaaaaagtatatatatatatatatatatatatatatatatatatatatatatatatatatatatatatatatatatatatatatatatatatatgtatatatatatatatatatatatatatatatatatatataaatttaaagggctggataatattaaataataatatcatcataCAATATACTATGCCATTTGATTTCATGAAGAATtctgtattttcatgtatttCTTATCTATATGGTTTGTGGTATTGATGCTAAAGGACAAAAATGTGACAACTCACCAATGCAAATCACCTCAGTCTAAAAATGTGCACTGCAACAGTTATGTAAGCTCTTAAATGTTATTTCTTGTGTTAGAAATAAATTTATGAGTAACAGATACTTCTTTGACATATGCtgcatataatgtaaataatgtaatctGATATAATTATAGTTCtatacattcatttttttctcttGCACAAATGGGAAGAGGCCAAAGTGGAAAATAATAAATGGTTGAGACTGTTCTCTGTCTGAGTGACATAATATGCCTACAATTACAACTTCAGTCAGAAAATATCTACAAGTATAAGAATAAACTTAAATTTGATGTTGTCAGTGGCTTCATAATTTCATAGACAGACACGTGACTTACAAGTCACCTTAATTAAATGAAGCACAAACATTTCACAAGTGCCTGGGAACAGCTATATCAGCAGGACTTAAATATCATAAATAGGGGTAAAACTAGTAAAGGCATATAacacttttttcatttttccatATACACATAAGGACAGACCGGCAGATGTGTTGCAGGTCTGCTCTGATAGCAGGGTTAAAACAATTTTCAAATGCAAATACTGAGAATGCAAGTAACCTAACTTGCGTAGTTTGAATAAATATGGTAGAAAAcatttcctatttatttattaatatctatGCCATGCATCCAGACAAACTTGCACATTTTGGACAATATAAGACAAATCATTGTTGGGGACTATGGATACTATTCTTACATTATTTAGCCCAATGTTTGGTTCACGTGTCAGACTGGTTCTGCCAAATTGTCAGTTTCCCTATC
The nucleotide sequence above comes from Carassius gibelio isolate Cgi1373 ecotype wild population from Czech Republic chromosome B3, carGib1.2-hapl.c, whole genome shotgun sequence. Encoded proteins:
- the LOC127952792 gene encoding RING finger protein 225-like; the protein is MMSDGKEKPHGSKKGPNVKPKLDSKGSFNLGASAQRQRQKSLRRSRSNEAENRRRESSRGREQGKKEGGKHQRGRSEEGRRQDRDPESGHHKTEQPRDDLQDTECIVCFCSFDNVFKAPKLLSCGHTFCLECLARINVNSEEIKTLSCPICRELTEIRHGRDLPQLGNNEDIFRKLPAEMQRALSVRFKRSKGKLILKNPPPNSSVRTSLNLPVLKKKEEQAGGNPLGVMEEGLGQATMIDVGRPPSRMRGRMRRIMYSNQCYYAVVAAIITITVALMLVGIFTFVVMPFMNSRPIRPLQNQTSPDTTP